The Cyanobacteria bacterium QS_8_64_29 genome includes a window with the following:
- a CDS encoding preprotein translocase subunit SecA, with the protein MVLKKLLGDPNQRKLKKYWPLVKEINLWEEDIQALSDEELKGKTAEFQQKLSQAKNDSEESEILEEILPEAFATVREAAQRVLGMRHFDVQILGGIVLHRGEIAEMKTGEGKTLVATLPAYLNALSGKGVHIVTVNDYLARRDSEWMGQVHRFLGLSVGLIQQGMDPQERQANYACDVTYLTNSEVGFDYLRDNMANSLDEVVQRPFNYCIVDEVDSVLIDEARTPLIISGQVERPTEKYVRAAEIAKQLEREEHYEVDEKARTVLLTDEGFERAEQLLGTDDLYDPDDPWAHYVFNAIKAKELFVKDRNYLVRKGEVVIVDEFTGRVMPGRRWSDGLHQAIEAKEGVEIQKETQTLASITYQNFFLLYPKLSGMTGTAKTEEAEFEKIYGLSVTVVPTNLPLQRRDVADVVYKTEAAKWRAIANECAEMYELGRPVLVGTTSVENSEKLAQLLDERSIPYNLLNARPENVERESEIIAQAGRKGALTIATNMAGRGTDIILGGNADYMARLKLREYFMPRVVAPERDGELAVSVPGADKRERAQGFDPNAPKKQVKTWRASPQIYPMELSAETETALKETVDFAVREYGEQSLSELEAEEKVAIAAENAPIDDPVLEQLRAVYKRVRDEYETYTQQEHEEVVELGGLHVIGTERHEARRIDNQLRGRAGRQGDPGSTKFFLSLEDNLLRIFGGNRVSYLMNAFRVDEDMPIESKMLTNALENAQRKVETFYYDTRKQVFEYDEVMNNQRRAIYSERRRVLEGQNLRERVIEYGEMTMDDIVNAYVNPELPPEEWDLETLTSKVKEFVYLLADLEPQQLQDMTVSEIKAFLHEEVRKAYDLKENEIEQVQPGLMRQAERFFMLQQIDTLWREHLQAMDSLRESVGLRGYGQKDPLIEYKQEGYEMFLEMMIDIRRNVIYSLFQFQPQVQEQAQAV; encoded by the coding sequence ATGGTGCTCAAAAAACTCCTCGGCGATCCCAACCAGCGCAAGCTCAAAAAATACTGGCCTTTAGTCAAAGAGATCAATCTCTGGGAAGAGGACATCCAGGCCCTATCGGATGAAGAGCTCAAAGGCAAAACTGCCGAATTCCAGCAGAAGCTGAGCCAGGCCAAAAACGACAGCGAAGAAAGCGAGATCTTAGAAGAGATCCTGCCGGAGGCGTTTGCCACCGTTCGGGAGGCAGCCCAGCGCGTGCTGGGCATGCGGCACTTTGACGTCCAAATTCTGGGCGGCATCGTCCTGCACCGCGGCGAAATCGCCGAGATGAAAACCGGCGAGGGCAAAACGCTGGTGGCAACGCTGCCGGCCTATTTGAATGCCCTCTCGGGTAAAGGCGTGCACATTGTCACGGTCAACGACTACCTCGCGCGCCGCGACTCGGAATGGATGGGGCAGGTGCATCGCTTTTTGGGCCTAAGCGTGGGCCTGATCCAGCAAGGCATGGATCCCCAGGAGCGCCAGGCCAACTACGCCTGCGATGTTACTTACCTCACCAACAGCGAGGTGGGCTTTGACTACTTGCGCGACAACATGGCGAACTCGCTGGATGAGGTCGTGCAGCGGCCGTTCAACTACTGCATCGTCGATGAGGTGGACTCGGTCCTGATCGATGAGGCGCGCACGCCGCTGATCATCTCCGGTCAAGTGGAGCGGCCCACCGAAAAATACGTGCGAGCGGCTGAGATTGCCAAGCAGCTCGAGCGCGAAGAACACTACGAAGTGGACGAAAAGGCGCGCACGGTCCTGTTAACCGACGAGGGATTCGAGCGGGCCGAGCAGCTGCTGGGTACCGACGATCTCTACGACCCGGACGATCCCTGGGCCCACTACGTTTTTAACGCCATTAAAGCCAAGGAACTGTTTGTCAAAGACCGCAACTACCTCGTGCGCAAAGGCGAAGTGGTGATCGTGGACGAGTTCACTGGGCGTGTCATGCCCGGGCGCCGCTGGAGCGACGGCTTGCACCAGGCGATCGAGGCCAAAGAAGGGGTCGAAATTCAAAAAGAAACCCAAACCCTAGCCAGCATCACCTACCAAAACTTTTTCCTGCTCTATCCCAAACTCTCGGGCATGACCGGAACGGCCAAAACGGAAGAGGCCGAGTTCGAAAAAATCTACGGGCTCTCGGTGACGGTGGTGCCCACCAACCTGCCGCTGCAGCGCCGCGATGTCGCCGATGTGGTCTACAAAACAGAAGCGGCCAAGTGGCGCGCCATTGCCAACGAGTGCGCCGAGATGTACGAGCTCGGCCGCCCCGTACTGGTAGGCACCACCAGCGTCGAGAACTCGGAGAAATTGGCCCAGCTGCTGGACGAGCGCAGCATTCCCTACAACTTGCTCAACGCGCGCCCCGAAAACGTCGAGCGCGAATCGGAGATTATCGCCCAGGCCGGCCGCAAGGGGGCCCTGACCATCGCCACCAACATGGCCGGGCGCGGCACCGACATCATCCTAGGTGGCAACGCCGACTACATGGCCCGCCTAAAGCTGCGCGAGTACTTCATGCCGCGGGTGGTCGCCCCCGAGCGCGATGGCGAACTGGCCGTGAGCGTTCCCGGCGCCGACAAGCGCGAGCGGGCGCAGGGCTTTGACCCCAACGCGCCCAAAAAGCAGGTCAAAACGTGGCGCGCGTCGCCCCAAATCTATCCCATGGAGCTCTCGGCGGAGACAGAGACAGCGCTCAAAGAAACGGTGGATTTTGCCGTCCGGGAGTACGGCGAGCAAAGCCTCTCCGAGCTGGAAGCCGAAGAAAAAGTGGCGATCGCGGCCGAGAACGCGCCCATCGACGACCCGGTGCTAGAGCAGCTGCGGGCCGTCTACAAGCGGGTGCGCGACGAGTACGAAACCTACACCCAACAAGAGCACGAAGAGGTCGTCGAGCTGGGTGGCCTGCATGTCATCGGCACCGAGCGCCACGAAGCCCGCCGCATTGACAACCAGCTGCGCGGGCGGGCCGGCCGCCAAGGCGACCCCGGCTCGACCAAGTTCTTTTTGAGCTTAGAAGACAACCTGCTGCGCATCTTTGGCGGCAACCGGGTCTCGTACCTGATGAACGCCTTCCGCGTGGACGAGGACATGCCCATCGAGTCCAAAATGCTGACCAATGCCCTCGAGAACGCGCAGCGCAAGGTGGAAACCTTCTACTACGACACGCGCAAGCAGGTTTTTGAGTACGACGAGGTCATGAACAACCAGCGGCGCGCGATCTACTCGGAGCGCCGCCGCGTCCTGGAAGGCCAGAACCTGCGCGAGCGGGTCATTGAGTACGGCGAGATGACCATGGATGACATCGTCAACGCTTACGTCAACCCCGAGCTGCCGCCTGAGGAGTGGGACCTGGAAACGCTCACCAGCAAAGTCAAAGAGTTTGTTTACCTGCTAGCGGACCTAGAGCCGCAGCAGCTCCAGGACATGACGGTGAGCGAAATCAAAGCCTTCCTGCACGAGGAAGTGCGCAAGGCCTACGACCTAAAAGAAAACGAAATCGAGCAAGTCCAGCCTGGCCTGATGCGCCAGGCGGAGCGCTTTTTCATGCTGCAGCAGATCGACACGCTCTGGCGGGAGCACCTGCAAGCGATGGACTCGCTGCGCGAGTCGGTGGGGCTGCGCGGCTACGGGCAAAAAGACCCGCTGATCGAGTACAAGCAGGAAGGCTACGAAATGTTTTTGGAGATGATGATCGACATCCGACGCAACGTCATCTACTCGCTGTTCCAGTTCCAGCCCCAGGTGCAGGAGCAGGCGCAGGCTGTCTGA